One Paraburkholderia agricolaris DNA segment encodes these proteins:
- the msuE gene encoding FMN reductase, translating into MGNRLKVVAVSGGLQRPSRTLVVVERLLAALGDALPIDTHLVELGQIATRLAGAVHRSQVPGDVEAHIAAVESADLLVVASPVYRASYTGLFKHLFDLVHHETLFDVPVLLAATGGSDRHALVIDHQLRPLFSFFQARTLPIGVYASEADFSDYAISNPVLEERIALAVARALPWLHAGRVPASFPQTATLLA; encoded by the coding sequence ATGGGTAACAGATTGAAAGTGGTCGCCGTCTCCGGCGGATTGCAACGACCATCGCGCACTCTCGTCGTGGTCGAACGCCTGCTTGCCGCGCTCGGCGACGCGCTGCCGATCGATACGCATCTCGTCGAACTGGGACAGATCGCCACGCGCCTCGCCGGCGCGGTTCATCGCTCGCAGGTTCCCGGCGATGTGGAAGCGCACATCGCAGCCGTTGAATCCGCGGACCTGCTGGTGGTGGCGAGCCCGGTTTATCGAGCGTCGTACACAGGACTCTTCAAGCATCTGTTCGATCTCGTGCATCACGAAACGCTGTTCGACGTACCGGTTCTGCTCGCCGCGACCGGCGGCAGCGATCGTCATGCGCTGGTTATCGATCATCAACTCCGTCCATTGTTCAGCTTCTTTCAGGCTCGCACGCTGCCGATCGGCGTGTACGCGTCCGAGGCGGATTTCAGCGACTACGCGATCTCGAACCCCGTCCTGGAAGAGCGCATTGCGCTGGCGGTAGCACGCGCGCTCCCGTGGCTGCATGCCGGACGCGTGCCCGCTTCTTTCCCGCAAACCGCCACGCTGCTTGCATAG
- a CDS encoding acyl-CoA dehydrogenase family protein, with product MNSTYVLPDAPASVLLDAERASLTETPLQTAQRLAATFAITAAERDARGGTPKAERDALRASGLLSMSIPEAHGGLGANWRQTLDVVRTLGRADSSLGHVFGFHHLMLATVRLFGSPAQWRAWFEQTARRQWFWGNALNPLDERAVSHSHADWREFSGQKSFCSGALDSEMLIASARDAGTGALLIAAIPTGRTGISVAEDWNNIGQRQTDSGTVTLEKVRVESHEILTDPGPLSTPFACLRPLLAQLILTNVYLSIGESAFNDARHYTLHEARPWHTSGVQTTAADPYILGQYGEFWAGLEAARLLTDRAADRFDAAWARGDALTDAERGEVALAVATAKVAATEIGLTICTRMFDVAGARATHGALRLDRHWRNLRTHTLHDPLAYKLREIGEWALTQRYPTPSFYS from the coding sequence ATGAATTCGACCTACGTACTGCCGGACGCACCGGCTTCCGTGCTACTCGACGCGGAGCGTGCATCGCTAACTGAAACACCTTTGCAGACCGCGCAGCGGCTCGCGGCCACGTTTGCGATAACCGCCGCCGAACGCGACGCGCGGGGCGGTACGCCGAAGGCCGAGCGGGACGCATTACGCGCCAGCGGTCTGCTGTCGATGAGCATTCCCGAGGCGCACGGCGGCCTCGGGGCCAACTGGCGGCAGACGCTGGATGTGGTGCGCACGCTCGGTCGAGCCGACAGTTCGCTCGGCCATGTATTTGGCTTTCACCATCTGATGCTCGCGACCGTGCGTCTGTTCGGCTCGCCGGCGCAGTGGCGTGCCTGGTTCGAGCAGACTGCCCGGCGCCAATGGTTCTGGGGCAATGCGTTAAACCCGCTCGATGAGCGAGCCGTGAGTCACTCGCACGCGGATTGGCGGGAATTCAGCGGGCAGAAGAGCTTTTGTTCCGGCGCGCTCGATTCCGAAATGCTGATTGCCTCCGCGCGAGACGCCGGCACCGGCGCGTTGCTGATCGCGGCGATACCGACCGGGCGCACCGGCATCTCCGTCGCCGAGGATTGGAACAATATCGGCCAGCGGCAAACGGACAGTGGCACGGTGACGCTGGAAAAGGTGCGGGTGGAGAGTCACGAGATTCTGACCGACCCCGGGCCGTTGTCGACGCCTTTTGCCTGTCTGCGTCCTTTGCTCGCTCAGCTCATCCTGACGAATGTCTATCTGAGCATCGGTGAAAGCGCGTTTAACGACGCCCGCCATTACACGCTTCATGAAGCGCGGCCGTGGCACACGTCCGGCGTGCAAACCACCGCGGCGGATCCTTATATCCTGGGCCAGTACGGCGAGTTCTGGGCGGGGCTCGAAGCGGCGCGGCTCCTGACCGACCGCGCGGCTGATCGATTCGACGCGGCCTGGGCCCGTGGGGATGCGTTGACCGACGCCGAGCGCGGCGAAGTGGCGTTGGCGGTCGCAACGGCCAAAGTGGCTGCCACGGAAATCGGGCTCACCATCTGCACCCGTATGTTCGATGTGGCGGGCGCGCGTGCGACGCATGGCGCGCTGAGGCTGGACCGTCACTGGCGAAATCTGCGCACTCATACGCTTCACGATCCACTCGCCTATAAGCTCCGGGAAATCGGTGAATGGGCGCTGACGCAACGATATCCGACGCCGAGCTTCTACTCATGA
- a CDS encoding sigma-54 interaction domain-containing protein, which yields MNYSLDHVLPDRAAIARAEAPPLLTMPDKRALTTSIRATAQIFSDPQSVALLERIRMVAPSEANVLVIGETGTGKELVARHVHNLSARKDGPFVAVNCGAFSESLVESELFGHEKGAFTGAFCAKPGWFEAANGGTLFLDEIGDLPLSMQVKLLRVLQEREIVRLGSRRSIPIDVRVLAATNVHLQDAVAAGHFREDLFYRLNVVHLAVPTLRDRPGDILPLARYFIDEYRSRLGYGPVGIEPRAERKLLEHSWPGNIRELENVIHYALLVCRSDSLGEGDLQMSSFGIHAARRASADPVASTPIEELEGALRHLFDQAEGNLFEQIEDTVMRVAFEFCYRNQIQAARLLGISRNVLRARLIRAKQISAQK from the coding sequence ATGAACTATTCACTCGATCACGTGTTACCGGACCGGGCAGCTATCGCGCGAGCGGAAGCCCCGCCTTTGTTGACGATGCCCGACAAGCGCGCGCTGACCACCTCCATTCGCGCCACCGCCCAGATCTTCTCGGACCCGCAATCGGTGGCTTTGCTCGAACGCATTCGCATGGTCGCGCCGAGCGAGGCGAACGTGCTTGTGATCGGCGAGACCGGCACCGGCAAGGAACTGGTTGCACGTCATGTGCATAACCTGAGTGCTCGCAAGGACGGTCCGTTTGTGGCGGTCAATTGCGGAGCATTCTCCGAGTCGCTGGTGGAGAGCGAGTTGTTCGGCCACGAGAAAGGCGCGTTCACCGGCGCGTTCTGCGCCAAACCCGGCTGGTTTGAAGCGGCCAATGGCGGGACGCTGTTTCTGGACGAGATAGGCGATCTGCCGCTGTCGATGCAGGTCAAGCTGCTGCGCGTACTACAGGAGCGCGAGATTGTGCGGCTCGGTTCGCGCAGGAGCATTCCGATCGACGTGCGCGTGCTGGCGGCCACCAACGTGCACCTTCAGGATGCGGTGGCGGCGGGCCATTTCCGCGAGGATCTGTTTTATCGCCTGAACGTCGTGCATCTGGCCGTGCCCACGCTGCGCGATCGGCCCGGCGATATATTGCCGCTGGCCCGCTATTTTATTGACGAGTATCGAAGCCGGCTGGGTTACGGCCCGGTCGGCATCGAGCCGCGCGCGGAGCGAAAACTGCTGGAGCATAGCTGGCCCGGCAACATTCGCGAACTCGAGAACGTCATTCACTATGCGTTGCTGGTGTGCCGCAGCGATTCGCTAGGCGAGGGCGATCTGCAGATGTCGTCGTTCGGGATTCACGCCGCGCGACGCGCGAGCGCCGACCCGGTTGCGTCGACACCGATCGAAGAACTGGAGGGGGCGTTGCGTCATCTCTTCGATCAGGCGGAAGGCAACCTGTTCGAGCAGATCGAAGACACGGTGATGCGCGTGGCGTTCGAGTTCTGCTACCGGAATCAGATTCAGGCGGCGCGCCTGCTGGGCATTAGTCGCAATGTACTGCGGGCGCGCCTGATTCGGGCCAAACAGATTTCCGCGCAGAAGTAG
- a CDS encoding acyl-CoA dehydrogenase family protein, producing MTAHNQREALPLSYGADYEQLLARFKPIFNRIAEGALERERTRALPYEPIVWLKEAGFGAVRVPREYGGAGASLAQLVQLLIELAEADSSLPQALRGHFAFVEDRINAAPGAAREKWLQRFVTGEIVGNAWTEVGAVKIGDVITRVSRHDNQWVVNGTKYYSTGSIFADWIDVYAQRDDNGADVIAAVSTHQPGVRQSDDWDGFGQRTTGSGTSVFENAVVDAENIIDFSTRFKYQTAFYQLVLIAVIAGTGRAALRDISHEVRKRTRVYSHGNAPRVSEDAQVQQVVGQIAARVYAAEATAVRAAEPAQRAYETRFGTDRDAEQAANVAAEIESAKAQVAVASLILQATTDLFNALGASGVSENKLLDRHWRNARTAASHNPLIYKERIVGDWEINGTQPPFVWQIGNSRSAT from the coding sequence ATGACAGCACACAACCAGCGTGAAGCATTGCCACTTTCATACGGCGCCGACTACGAACAGTTGCTCGCCAGATTCAAGCCGATCTTCAACCGGATCGCGGAAGGTGCGCTCGAACGCGAGCGCACGCGTGCGCTTCCCTATGAGCCGATTGTCTGGTTGAAGGAAGCCGGCTTCGGCGCCGTCAGAGTGCCGCGCGAATACGGCGGCGCGGGGGCATCGCTTGCGCAACTCGTACAGTTGCTGATCGAGCTGGCCGAGGCCGACTCCAGCTTGCCGCAAGCGTTGCGCGGCCACTTCGCGTTCGTTGAAGACCGGATCAACGCAGCGCCCGGCGCGGCACGGGAAAAATGGCTGCAGCGCTTCGTGACAGGCGAGATCGTCGGCAATGCGTGGACCGAAGTCGGCGCGGTCAAGATAGGCGATGTGATCACGCGGGTATCGCGCCACGACAACCAGTGGGTCGTCAACGGAACAAAGTACTACAGCACAGGCAGTATCTTTGCCGACTGGATCGACGTCTACGCGCAGCGCGACGATAACGGCGCCGATGTGATCGCAGCGGTGAGCACGCACCAGCCGGGCGTCAGACAAAGCGACGACTGGGATGGTTTCGGCCAGCGCACCACCGGAAGCGGGACGTCTGTATTCGAGAACGCCGTGGTCGACGCCGAGAACATCATCGATTTCTCCACGCGCTTCAAGTACCAGACGGCGTTCTATCAACTCGTGCTGATAGCCGTGATCGCGGGAACGGGTCGCGCCGCATTGCGCGATATCTCGCACGAAGTACGCAAACGCACCCGGGTTTATAGCCACGGCAACGCGCCGCGCGTCAGCGAAGACGCCCAGGTGCAACAGGTGGTCGGGCAAATAGCGGCACGCGTGTATGCGGCGGAGGCCACTGCCGTGCGCGCCGCCGAGCCCGCGCAACGCGCGTACGAAACGCGCTTCGGCACGGACCGCGATGCCGAACAGGCCGCCAACGTGGCAGCCGAAATCGAATCGGCCAAAGCACAAGTGGCCGTGGCCAGTTTGATTCTGCAGGCCACCACCGATCTGTTCAATGCGCTCGGGGCGTCAGGCGTGAGCGAAAACAAACTACTGGACCGCCACTGGCGAAACGCGCGTACCGCTGCGTCGCATAATCCGCTGATCTACAAGGAGCGGATCGTGGGCGACTGGGAAATCAACGGCACCCAGCCGCCCTTCGTCTGGCAGATCGGCAACAGCAGATCCGCCACGTAG
- a CDS encoding phosphocholine-specific phospholipase C, whose protein sequence is MVTKTRRDFLKLSAGLAGATAATTLFPESIRKALAIEPASVTGTIQDVQHIVVFMQENRSFDHYLGHLSGVRGYNDRFPVTLPNGQPAWFQPRQEDQTKVIAPFRYDTTNPNVNAQCIGGLPHTWATTHGAIDSGRADKWAVQKSNMTMGYHVREDIPFHYALADAFTVCDNYFCSIPGNTHPNRMYLMTGMVDPLATGGGPLLDNTDFIDNQFDTIKLQPFNWTTYPERLETAGISWQIYQQGTGFDNFSGNYGTNMLASFQNFVNAPAGSSLQNRGMSTRTLTQLKADVQANALPQVSWLLPPAAYSEHPKFTPLYGANYISTILDALTSNPDVWSKTVLFIMYDENDGFFDHVVPPQAPTLPGSGMSTVDISLERHSVVTATQAGTYTADNLPYGLGPRVPMTVVSPWSKGGFVCSQVFDHTSVLQFIEKRFGVIETNISPWRRAICGDLSSALDFSKSDATVPSLPSTQTYVAQADLQCARATAQAAPASTAQQLVTAQEPGTRPARALPYELHVNGQVQSQGYALTFANTGKQGAHFWVYTGDPTAMPRRYTVEAGKQLSDTWAFDTNGNYMVNVYGPNGYFRRFAGSSTADAAAKPDVVTCYDVANGNVYVTLSNAGSTPLTVTAADVAYGQAPLTVTVPAGKSVEAHWDLSCSSQWYDFQLTVAGNPGWLRRIAGHVETGQISVTDPAATAPVTKPI, encoded by the coding sequence ATGGTCACCAAAACGCGCCGAGATTTTCTGAAGCTGTCCGCCGGACTGGCGGGCGCGACAGCCGCCACTACCCTGTTTCCCGAATCGATTCGCAAAGCGCTCGCAATCGAGCCGGCTTCGGTGACGGGGACGATTCAGGACGTGCAGCACATTGTTGTCTTCATGCAGGAGAACCGCTCGTTCGATCACTATCTCGGTCACCTGAGCGGCGTGCGCGGGTATAACGACCGCTTTCCCGTGACGCTGCCGAATGGCCAGCCGGCGTGGTTCCAACCGCGTCAGGAGGATCAGACGAAGGTGATCGCGCCGTTCCGCTACGACACGACCAATCCGAACGTCAACGCGCAATGTATCGGCGGCCTGCCGCATACGTGGGCCACCACGCACGGTGCGATCGACAGCGGCCGCGCCGACAAATGGGCTGTGCAGAAGAGCAATATGACGATGGGCTATCACGTGCGTGAGGACATTCCGTTCCATTACGCGCTCGCGGATGCCTTCACCGTGTGCGACAACTACTTCTGTTCGATCCCTGGCAACACACACCCGAACCGCATGTATCTGATGACGGGGATGGTCGACCCGCTCGCCACCGGTGGCGGCCCGCTGCTCGACAACACCGATTTCATCGACAACCAGTTCGACACGATCAAGCTGCAGCCCTTCAACTGGACCACCTATCCCGAGCGGCTCGAGACGGCCGGCATCTCGTGGCAGATCTACCAGCAAGGTACCGGCTTCGACAATTTCAGCGGCAACTACGGCACGAACATGCTGGCCTCGTTCCAGAACTTCGTGAATGCACCGGCGGGGTCGTCGCTGCAGAATCGCGGCATGAGTACACGCACGTTGACGCAGTTGAAGGCCGACGTACAGGCTAATGCGCTGCCGCAAGTGTCATGGCTGCTGCCGCCCGCTGCGTATTCGGAACATCCGAAATTCACACCGCTCTACGGCGCCAATTACATCTCGACGATTCTCGATGCGCTGACATCGAACCCCGATGTGTGGAGCAAGACGGTTCTGTTCATCATGTATGACGAGAACGACGGTTTCTTCGATCACGTGGTGCCGCCGCAAGCACCCACGTTGCCGGGTTCGGGTATGAGTACCGTGGACATCTCGCTCGAACGGCATAGCGTTGTGACCGCGACGCAAGCCGGCACTTATACCGCCGACAATCTGCCGTACGGTCTCGGTCCGCGCGTGCCGATGACCGTGGTGTCGCCGTGGTCGAAAGGTGGTTTCGTCTGCTCGCAGGTATTCGATCACACGTCGGTGCTGCAATTCATCGAGAAGCGTTTCGGCGTGATCGAAACCAACATCTCGCCATGGCGCCGTGCGATTTGCGGCGACCTGTCTTCGGCGCTCGACTTCTCGAAGTCCGACGCTACCGTGCCGTCGCTGCCGAGTACCCAAACCTACGTTGCACAGGCCGATTTGCAATGCGCGCGCGCCACGGCGCAGGCCGCGCCGGCCAGTACCGCGCAGCAGCTGGTAACGGCGCAGGAGCCCGGCACGCGGCCCGCGCGTGCGTTGCCGTACGAGCTGCATGTGAACGGCCAGGTGCAGTCGCAAGGCTATGCGCTGACGTTCGCGAACACCGGTAAGCAGGGCGCGCATTTCTGGGTGTACACGGGTGATCCGACCGCGATGCCGCGTCGCTACACCGTCGAAGCCGGCAAGCAATTGTCCGATACGTGGGCGTTCGACACGAATGGCAATTACATGGTGAACGTCTACGGCCCGAACGGATACTTCCGGCGCTTCGCGGGTTCGTCGACCGCGGATGCAGCCGCAAAGCCGGATGTCGTGACCTGCTACGACGTGGCCAACGGCAACGTCTATGTCACGCTGTCCAACGCGGGGAGCACCCCGCTCACGGTCACCGCGGCCGACGTCGCCTATGGTCAGGCGCCGCTCACGGTGACGGTGCCGGCGGGCAAGAGTGTGGAAGCGCATTGGGACCTGTCCTGCAGCAGCCAGTGGTATGACTTTCAATTGACTGTTGCGGGCAATCCAGGCTGGTTGAGGCGCATTGCGGGTCACGTCGAAACGGGGCAAATCAGCGTTACGGATCCGGCTGCCACTGCGCCGGTAACGAAGCCGATTTAA
- the bla gene encoding class A beta-lactamase, translated as MSISATRRSLTLGLPLLLGLGATAARAANEVSLADVERRHGGRLGVFAIDTGSGRTLAHRADERFLMCSTFKGLLAAQVLARVDAGKDDPGRLVRYTEKDLVFTSPVTKAHVAEGAMPVGALCQAIVEVSDNTAAVLLMRSAGGPAGLTQFVRGLGDTVTRSDRYEPESNRYSGVLDTTTPRSITNSASKILLGNVLSPQSRTQLEKWMTACKPGLNRLRAALPPDWVAADRPGTSVEEQTNDYAIVRPPGRAPLLIAAYYDAPALGMPAREAVLREVGAVFVRWTAART; from the coding sequence GTGAGCATTTCCGCAACCCGCAGGAGCTTGACGCTCGGATTGCCTCTACTACTCGGTCTCGGCGCGACGGCCGCACGCGCCGCCAATGAGGTTTCGCTAGCCGATGTCGAACGCCGCCATGGCGGACGCCTCGGTGTGTTCGCGATCGATACCGGTTCAGGCCGAACCCTGGCTCATCGCGCCGACGAACGCTTTCTGATGTGCAGCACCTTCAAGGGACTGCTCGCCGCGCAGGTGCTGGCCCGCGTGGATGCCGGCAAGGACGATCCTGGCCGCCTTGTGCGGTACACCGAAAAGGACCTTGTCTTTACGTCTCCTGTGACGAAGGCGCATGTCGCTGAAGGTGCGATGCCGGTCGGCGCGTTGTGCCAGGCTATCGTCGAAGTTAGCGACAACACGGCGGCCGTGCTGTTGATGAGAAGCGCCGGTGGTCCCGCCGGTCTGACCCAATTCGTTCGCGGTCTCGGCGATACCGTGACGCGTTCCGATCGGTACGAGCCCGAGTCGAACCGATACAGCGGCGTGCTCGATACCACGACGCCACGATCGATCACGAACTCGGCGAGCAAGATTCTTTTGGGCAATGTGCTGAGCCCTCAATCGCGTACGCAACTTGAAAAGTGGATGACTGCCTGCAAGCCGGGTCTGAACCGGCTCCGCGCGGCGTTGCCACCGGACTGGGTAGCGGCTGACCGACCTGGAACCAGCGTGGAAGAACAAACCAACGACTATGCAATCGTGCGTCCACCAGGACGCGCTCCACTTCTGATCGCAGCCTATTACGATGCTCCCGCGCTTGGCATGCCCGCTCGCGAGGCTGTCCTGCGAGAAGTCGGCGCCGTATTTGTGAGGTGGACGGCGGCTCGGACATGA
- a CDS encoding acyltransferase family protein, with translation MSIGRRNARIDVIRGVSILLVLFHHFNIAYRLNDTFLAQVFGWDAVRAVARNGNYGVTMFFVISGYLITSNAGRRWSGLDGINARAFYRLRIARIVPCLVLLLGTVNLLALAGVAIFQNHAPGGTAVSFWLVNLASLTFWMNVLIGMHGWVNYPLGVLWSLSVEEVFYLFFPILCLVLRREARLLIFWAAIIVIGPVSRFTHQGDEGGFLYAYFASFDGIAIGCCTALLAKRITLHGRAATLLQGVVAAAMVVLYLGGPIAETNVLGVTGMALGTAVLLLGASGRAATPAVGVGRVLLGFEWFGRLSYELYLFHLIVLGAMRTLWPPRVVTGDVKLLLLAGFFVLSAALSAGIARLYSEPLNRRIRAWRTAE, from the coding sequence ATGAGCATTGGCCGGCGCAACGCCCGGATCGACGTGATCCGCGGCGTCTCGATTCTGCTTGTCCTGTTCCATCACTTCAACATTGCGTACCGTCTGAACGACACGTTTCTGGCGCAAGTATTCGGCTGGGATGCGGTGCGGGCGGTTGCTCGAAACGGTAACTATGGAGTGACGATGTTCTTCGTCATCTCGGGTTATCTGATTACGTCGAATGCCGGGCGTCGTTGGTCCGGGCTTGACGGCATCAACGCGCGGGCATTCTATCGATTGCGTATTGCGCGCATTGTCCCGTGCCTCGTGCTGCTGCTCGGCACGGTCAATCTGCTCGCGCTGGCGGGCGTCGCCATCTTTCAGAATCACGCGCCGGGCGGCACAGCGGTTTCTTTCTGGCTCGTCAATCTGGCGTCGCTGACTTTCTGGATGAATGTGCTCATCGGCATGCATGGGTGGGTCAACTACCCGTTGGGTGTGCTGTGGTCGCTGTCGGTGGAAGAGGTGTTTTATCTGTTCTTCCCGATCCTCTGTCTCGTCTTGCGGCGTGAAGCGCGCCTGCTGATCTTCTGGGCTGCGATCATTGTTATCGGTCCGGTTTCTCGCTTTACCCATCAGGGGGATGAAGGCGGTTTTCTGTACGCTTATTTCGCTTCGTTCGACGGCATCGCTATTGGCTGCTGCACGGCTTTGCTCGCGAAACGGATAACGTTGCACGGTCGCGCGGCAACCCTCCTGCAAGGCGTTGTGGCGGCGGCCATGGTGGTCCTGTATCTGGGTGGGCCGATTGCGGAAACCAATGTCCTCGGTGTGACGGGAATGGCCTTGGGAACGGCTGTGTTGTTGTTGGGCGCGTCTGGCCGGGCGGCCACACCTGCCGTTGGTGTCGGCCGGGTTCTGCTGGGTTTCGAGTGGTTCGGGCGGCTCAGCTACGAGCTTTATCTTTTCCACCTCATCGTGCTTGGCGCAATGCGAACACTGTGGCCGCCGCGCGTTGTGACTGGCGACGTAAAACTGCTGCTATTGGCGGGATTTTTTGTGCTGTCGGCAGCATTGAGTGCGGGTATTGCCCGGCTTTATTCCGAGCCGCTGAACCGCAGGATCAGGGCCTGGCGCACGGCTGAGTAG
- a CDS encoding DUF2894 domain-containing protein, whose protein sequence is MSNVTRADGSASDVTGSARATLDAWRECGADRLNPIRFHFIEALERRAAAHCGEARRLLDERLSGLIAAYAGDLERTASNAAETAVDPGSAASFTEPALDTLAGLVGYMSNPTPADGNGPAAANAMPRRSAYPELEVLDYFRQTWAKVRSEKQLRQSLKKAPDNAGPLNSSSLVHRSLSLMRELSPGYLQQFLSYVDALSWMEQMNGGSALPVKDAPRATTAKKSARSKSR, encoded by the coding sequence GTGAGTAATGTGACTCGTGCGGACGGTAGCGCTAGCGATGTGACTGGCAGCGCCCGGGCCACGCTCGATGCATGGCGTGAGTGCGGCGCCGATCGGCTGAACCCGATCCGCTTTCATTTCATCGAGGCGCTGGAGCGACGGGCCGCCGCCCACTGCGGCGAGGCGCGGCGTCTGCTGGACGAGCGGCTGTCCGGATTGATCGCGGCCTATGCCGGGGATCTCGAACGCACGGCATCTAACGCGGCCGAGACTGCTGTCGACCCGGGCAGTGCGGCATCCTTCACTGAACCCGCGCTCGACACGCTGGCCGGCCTGGTCGGCTACATGTCGAACCCTACGCCGGCGGACGGCAACGGCCCGGCGGCGGCTAACGCCATGCCCCGGCGTTCCGCTTATCCGGAACTGGAGGTGCTCGATTACTTCAGGCAGACGTGGGCCAAGGTCCGGTCCGAGAAACAGTTGCGGCAGTCGCTCAAGAAAGCGCCGGATAACGCCGGGCCGCTCAATTCGAGCAGCCTCGTGCATCGGTCGCTCTCGTTGATGCGCGAACTGTCGCCGGGCTATCTCCAGCAGTTTCTGTCGTACGTAGACGCCCTATCGTGGATGGAGCAGATGAACGGCGGCAGCGCGTTGCCGGTGAAAGACGCGCCGCGCGCCACGACCGCGAAGAAGAGTGCGCGGAGCAAATCCCGTTAG
- a CDS encoding OmpA family protein: MSEEIDGGMETAAPIWPVFGDLMSVLLGAFVLILVSVIGVQLELSTRLEQEVKQRQMETQRRKTLEQALAGPLAAGRVTLVNGRIGINGNVLFALNSDQLQPEGRDVLKSLAGPLSAYLRANDQILMVSGFTDDRQVREANRRFADNWELSAQRALTVTRALIDEGVPSSAVFAAAFGSQQPVSSNADDQGRAKNRRVEIAPVPRPSSATVKPRE, from the coding sequence ATGAGCGAGGAAATCGACGGCGGCATGGAAACGGCGGCGCCCATCTGGCCCGTCTTCGGCGACCTGATGTCGGTGCTGCTGGGCGCCTTCGTGCTGATCCTGGTGAGCGTGATCGGCGTGCAACTGGAACTCTCGACCCGGCTGGAGCAGGAAGTCAAGCAGCGGCAAATGGAAACGCAGCGCCGCAAGACCCTGGAACAGGCACTGGCAGGACCGCTGGCTGCGGGCCGGGTAACGCTGGTCAACGGCCGCATCGGCATCAACGGCAACGTGCTGTTCGCGCTCAACTCCGATCAGTTGCAGCCCGAAGGCCGCGACGTGCTGAAGAGTCTGGCGGGGCCGTTGTCCGCCTACCTGCGGGCCAATGACCAGATCCTGATGGTGAGCGGCTTTACCGATGACCGGCAGGTGCGCGAGGCTAACCGGCGCTTTGCCGACAACTGGGAACTGTCGGCCCAGCGCGCGTTGACGGTGACCCGTGCGCTGATCGACGAGGGCGTGCCCTCCTCGGCCGTATTTGCAGCCGCGTTCGGCTCCCAGCAGCCCGTCAGCTCGAATGCCGACGACCAGGGCCGCGCCAAAAACCGGCGCGTGGAAATCGCACCGGTCCCGCGGCCTTCGAGCGCAACGGTGAAGCCTCGTGAGTAA